DNA from Kineosporiaceae bacterium:
AACGTGCCCGGGGCGAAGCCGGGGCGGTTGAGGAAGATGCAGGCGCCGTCCACCACCCGAGTGGTGCGGGTGCCGGACTCGTCGCGGTCGGTCCAGCCCTCGTCGTCCCCGAGGGACTTGTGCTGCCACTGCTTCGCGGTGAGGCGTTTGACGGCCTTCGACACCCGCACCCGATCGTTCTTGTCGGCGAAGTGGGCGCCCAGGGTGCAGCAGCCGTCGGTGGGGCGGTCGGCGTAGATGCCGTGGCAGCCACGGCCGTAGATACAGGTCCACGCCGAGGTCAGGAAGGTCAGGTCGCAGCGGTAGATCTGTTCGGTCTGTGCGGGCTCGGACCGTGATGACGGGTCGAGTTCGCCCACCGGTCCGCTCGGGTCGGGGAACTCCACCCAGAAGCGGGTCGGATTCAACGGGGTCTCACCGGCCGGTGGCCGGTTCGGCTTCGCCATCAGGACAGGGTAGGGGACGGCGCCACGCCCGGCGTCCGGGCTCGCCAACCCCGCCTGGCGGTGACGTTCGGTTCAGGTCAGTAACCTGGAGGCCATGACTCGCGGGTACGACCCCACCCACTCCACCGCGTCGCGGGCGGACGCCGTCCGGACGCCGACCCAGGTGGCGCTCTCGTCCGCCTCGGTGTACCCGGAGGGTTGTGCCGATGCCTTCGCCCTGGCGGCCGAACTCGGCTACGACGGGGTCGAGGTGATGGTGTGGACCGATGCGGTGAGCCAGAACCCCACGGCGCTGCGCCGCCTGGCCGAGTATCACGACGTCCCCGTGCTGGCCGTACATGCCCCCACTCTGCTGGTGACCCAACGGGTTTGGGGCCGCGAGCCGTGGACCAAGGTCGAGATGGCGTGCGAACTGGCGCGCGAGGTGGGGGCGTCGACCGTCGTGGTGCACCCACCGTTCCGGTGGCAGCGCGAGTACGCGGCGGCCTTCGTCGAGGGCGTTCAGGAGGTGTCGGACCGGTCCGGGGTGCGCATCGCCGTGGAGAACATGTACCCGTGGCGGGCCGGACAACGCGAGATGCTCGCCTATTCGCCCGGCTGGGACCCGGTGGGTCTGCCCTATCCCGATGTGACGCTCGACCTGTCCCACGCCGCCACCGCCGGCCAGGACGGGCTCGAGATGGCCGAGGCGTTGGGTGACCGGCTGGCGCACCTGCACCTGGCCGACGGACTGGGCTCGGCCAAGGACGAGCACCTGGTGCCGGGCCGGGGCGGCCAGCCGTGCGGCGCCGTCCTGGAATCGCTCGCCGCGCGCGGCTGGAGCGGCACGGTGGTGGTCGAGGTGAACACCCGGCGCTGTCGCACCCGGGTCGAGCGCGAGGCCGACCTGGCCGAGTCGTTGGCCTTCGCCCGCCGGCACCTGGCCGGGGCGCTGAGCCCGACGTGAGCCCTGAGCCCGACGTGAGCCCGACATGAGTGGGCCCGAGATGAGCGGGCCCGACGTCAGCGAGGTCGCACCTCGCCGCCGCGGGCGTCGTCCGGCCGGGCACGACACCCGGGGGGCGATCCTGACGGCTGCTCGGGCGGAATTCGCCGCGCGGGGCTATGACGGTGCCACCATGCGCGGCATCGCTCGAGCGGCCGGGGTGGACCCGCGGCTGGTGCACCACTACTTCGACAGTCGTGAAGTGCTGTTCGTCGAGGCACTCGAGCTGCCCGACGTCCCCGCCCGGCTCATCGCGCGCGTGATCGACGGCCCCCGGGCGGACATCGGCGCCCGGCTGGTACGCCAGTTCTTCGGGATCTGGGATCAGGGTGACCGCCGTCAGACCATCACCGGGCTGCTCAGCGTGGCGACCTCGAGCGCCGACAGCGCGGCGATGTTCCGGCAGTTCCTGACCGAGGCGGTGTTGCGCCGGCTGGCCGCGGCCTGCGATGCCGAGGACCCGGAGCTGCGGGCCACCCTGGTGGCCGGCCAGATGCTCGGTGCCGCCATGCTGCGCTACGCGCTGGCCATCGAGCCGATCGCCTCGGCGGATGTCGAGGATCTCGTCGCCTTGTTGGCCCCCACCATTCAGGGGTATCTCACCGGCGAGGTCCCGGCGCGCGGGGCGTGATGCCCTTGCCCGGTGCAGACCTCGGGGCTACTTTCGCCGCATGATGAAAAGTGACGGGGGTGACCCGGCCATTCGCATCGCCGGGCTGCGCGTCGTCCGGGGCAAACGCACCGTGATCGAGGACCTGACCCTCGACATCCCGGCCGGACAGGTGGTCGGTCTGCTCGGCCCCAGCGGCTGCGGCAAGACCACGCTGATGCGTGCCCTGGTCGGCGTCCAGCAGATCGCCGGCGGCACGGTCGAGGTGCTC
Protein-coding regions in this window:
- a CDS encoding sugar phosphate isomerase/epimerase; amino-acid sequence: MTRGYDPTHSTASRADAVRTPTQVALSSASVYPEGCADAFALAAELGYDGVEVMVWTDAVSQNPTALRRLAEYHDVPVLAVHAPTLLVTQRVWGREPWTKVEMACELAREVGASTVVVHPPFRWQREYAAAFVEGVQEVSDRSGVRIAVENMYPWRAGQREMLAYSPGWDPVGLPYPDVTLDLSHAATAGQDGLEMAEALGDRLAHLHLADGLGSAKDEHLVPGRGGQPCGAVLESLAARGWSGTVVVEVNTRRCRTRVEREADLAESLAFARRHLAGALSPT
- a CDS encoding TetR family transcriptional regulator codes for the protein MSGPDVSEVAPRRRGRRPAGHDTRGAILTAARAEFAARGYDGATMRGIARAAGVDPRLVHHYFDSREVLFVEALELPDVPARLIARVIDGPRADIGARLVRQFFGIWDQGDRRQTITGLLSVATSSADSAAMFRQFLTEAVLRRLAAACDAEDPELRATLVAGQMLGAAMLRYALAIEPIASADVEDLVALLAPTIQGYLTGEVPARGA